Proteins found in one Salmo salar chromosome ssa26, Ssal_v3.1, whole genome shotgun sequence genomic segment:
- the LOC106587898 gene encoding sodium/potassium/calcium exchanger 1-like, with the protein MQQEHGEDSSVLEASTQQEHEEDSSVLEASTQQEHEEDSSVLEASTQQEHEEDSSVLEASTQQEHEEDSSVLEASTQQEHEEDSSVLEASTQQEHEEDSSEHEEDSSVLEASTQQEHEEDSSVLEASTQQEHGEDSSVLEASTQQEHEEDSSVLEASTQQEHEEDSSVLEASTQQEHEEDSSVLEASTQQEHEEDSSVLEASTQQEHEEDSSVLEASTQQEHEEDSSVLEASTQQEHEEDSSVLDASTQQEHEEDSSVLEASTQQEHEEDSSVLEASTQQEHGEDSSVLEASHAAGT; encoded by the exons ATGCAGCAGGAACATGGGGAagacagcagtgttctagaagCGTCCACGCAGCAGGAACATGAGGAagacagcagtgttctagaagCGTCCACGCAGCAGGAACATGAGGAagacagcagtgttctagaagCGTCCACGCAGCAGGAACATGAGGAagacagcagtgttctagaagCGTCCACGCAGCAGGAACATGAGGAagacagcagtgttctagaagCGTCCACGCAGCAGGAACATGAGGAagacagcagtgttctagaagCGTCCACGCAGCAGGAACATGAGGAagacagcagt GAACATGAGGAagacagcagtgttctagaagCGTCCACGCAGCAGGAACATGAGGAagacagcagtgttctagaagCGTCCACGCAGCAGGAACATGGGGAagacagcagtgttctagaagCGTCCACGCAGCAGGAACATGAGGAagacagcagtgttctagaagCGTCCACGCAGCAGGAACATGAGGAagacagcagtgttctagaagCGTCCACGCAGCAGGAACATGAGGAagacagcagtgttctagaagCGTCCACGCAGCAGGAACATGAGGAagacagcagtgttctagaagCGTCCACGCAGCAGGAACATGAGGAagacagcagtgttctagaagCGTCCACGCAGCAGGAACATGAGGAagacagcagtgttctagaagCGTCCACGCAGCAGGAACATGAGGAAGACAGCAGTGTTCTAGACGCGTCCACGCAGCAGGAACATGAGGAagacagcagtgttctagaagCGTCCACGCAGCAGGAACATGAGGAagacagcagtgttctagaagCGTCCACGCAGCAGGAACATGGGGAagacagcagtgttctagaagCGTCCCACGCAGCAGGAACATGA
- the LOC106595307 gene encoding TIMELESS-interacting protein encodes MVDPDYDNIDEETFPPLPPPFSPGEGGDPFTGEEGGEISKLAEVPAAKRRGVKRPQPKLDSQRLTSERGLPALRTLFDNVHFKGKGHEAEDLRVLMQRMENWAHRLYPKLQFEDFIDKLETLGGKKEVQTCLKRIRLDMPLIHEDFIGDAGEDDAAVSRDGRVVNHDDPDPFGDGGFAEDPSGLVPSTPAAAPSLFPSSQAGPVHSTPAAAPSLFPSSQAGPVHSTPAPSLTEEQQRRIELNKRLALERRLARMQQHTDGSQEVTSSQSADGPSTSQPQEMASSQSADGPSTSQPQEMASSQSADGPSTSQPQEMASSQSADGPSTSQPQEMASSQSADGPSTSQPQEMASSQSADGPSTSQPQEMASSQSADGPSTSQPQEMASSQSADGPSTSQPQEMASSQSADGPSTSQPQEMASSQSADGPSTSQPQEMTSSQSADRPSTSQPQEMASSQSADGPSTSQPQEMASSQSADGPSTSQPQEMASSQSADRPSTSQPQEMASSQSADRPSTSQPQEMASSQSADGPSTSQPQEMASSQSADGPSTRSSSHPFPSQQQQQDEDPDQGDPEDKGQTGQSSKHSFPC; translated from the exons ATGGTAGATCCTGACTATGACAACATAGATGAGGagacctttcctcctctcccacctcccttctcaccaggagagggaggagatccTTTTACAG GGGAGGAGGGCGGAGAGATCTCCAAGTTGGCCGAAGTCCCTGCTGCCAAGAGGAGAGGCGTGAAGAGACCACAGCCTAAACTGGACTCTCAGAG GCTGACATCAGAAAGAGGACTTCCGGCTCTTCGCACCCTGTTTGACAACGTTCATTTCAAAGGCAAAGGACATGAG GCTGAGGACTTACGGGTGCTGATGCAGAGGATGGAGAACTGGGCTCACAGGCTGTACCCCAAACTACAGTTTGAAGACTTCATAGACAAACTGGAGACGCTAGGCGGCAAGAAAGAAGTCCAG ACCTGTCTCAAGAGAATACGGTTGGACATGCCGTTAATACATGAAGACTTCATAGGAGACGCCG GTGAGGACGACGCCGCGGTGTCGAGAGACGGACGTGTCGTCAACCATGACGACCCAGACCCGTTTGGAGATGGGGGTTTCGCTGAAGACCCCTCAGGACTGGTCCCCTCTACCCCAGCCGCTGCTCCCTCCCTGTTCCCTTCCTCCCAGGCTGGCCCGGTCCACTCCACCCCAGCCGCTGCTCCCTCCCTGTTCCCTTCCTCCCAGGCTGGCCCGGTCCACTCCACCCCAGCCCCCTccctgacagaggaacagcagAGACGTATAGAACTCAACAAACGGCTTGCCTTAGAGCGGAGACTGGCCCGCATGCAGCAACACACAG atgGCTCCCAGGAGGTTACCTCCAGCCAGTCAGCAGACGGACCCTCTACCTCCCAGCCCCAGGAGATGGCCTCCAGCCAGTCAGCAGACGGACCCTCTACCTCCCAGCCCCAGGAGATGGCCTCCAGCCAGTCAGCAGACGGACCCTCTACCTCCCAGCCCCAGGAGATGGCCTCCAGCCAGTCAGCAGACGGACCCTCTACCTCCCAGCCCCAGGAGATGGCCTCCAGCCAGTCAGCAGACGGACCCTCTACCTCCCAGCCCCAGGAGATGGCCTCCAGCCAGTCAGCAGACGGACCCTCTACCTCCCAGCCCCAGGAGATGGCCTCCAGCCAGTCAGCAGACGGACCCTCTACCTCCCAGCCCCAGGAGATGGCCTCCAGCCAGTCAGCAGACGGACCCTCTACCTCCCAGCCCCAGGAGATGGCCTCCAGCCAGTCAGCAGACGGACCCTCTACCTCCCAGCCCCAGGAGATGGCCTCCAGCCAGTCAGCAGACGGACCCTCTACCTCCCAGCCCCAGGAGATGACCTCCAGCCAGTCAGCAGACAGACCCTCTACCTCCCAGCCCCAGGAGATGGCCTCCAGCCAGTCAGCAGACGGACCCTCTACCTCCCAGCCCCAGGAGATGGCCTCCAGCCAGTCAGCAGACGGACCCTCTACCTCCCAGCCCCAGGAGATGGCCTCCAGCCAGTCAGCAGACAGACCCTCTACCTCCCAGCCCCAGGAGATGGCCTCCAGCCAGTCAGCAGACAGACCCTCTACCTCCCAGCCCCAGGAGATGGCCTCCAGCCAGTCAGCAGACGGACCCTCTACCTCCCAGCCCCAGGAGATGGCCTCCAGCCAGTCAGCAGACGGACCCTCGACCAGGTCCTCCTCACACCCCTTccccagccagcagcagcagcaggatgaAGACCCGGACCAGGGAGACCCAGAGGACAAGGGCCAGACCGGACAGAGCTCTAAACACAGCTTCCCCTGCTGA